One part of the Anopheles coustani chromosome 2, idAnoCousDA_361_x.2, whole genome shotgun sequence genome encodes these proteins:
- the LOC131266507 gene encoding uncharacterized protein LOC131266507, translating to MTSTNKNTSSSQQSATAAAAGMVAIGIDFGTSFSSVGIYRNGKFEIMANEAGNHRIPSVVAFTEKTRLIGEEALVQADLDPANCVLEVKRILGRLKREGAGLKVQFKGETKSYQPEEICGIILAHLRSMAERQLGEKVTSAVIAVPAQFSDGQRQAILDAATIAGLTVLRLINEPTAAAISFGLNKKLIGEQYVLVCSFGGGFLDVSIVTIYNGIFQVKASSGDTQLGGADIDTRLVEHFVKELRETRGIDISHNAVAIRKLRKACEQAKRTLSYTSQVTLEIENLHEGHKLSATVSKELVDELCKDLFERIMLHVEMALRRARKDRFAVHEIMLVGESSRIPRVQIMLSEFFDRRSLNSAVNSDEAVVIGAAIAAGILAGDKSCSIQDMLWWDLVPRSIGMIGEGEDGDQESPRILISRNSTLPLKVRHRVRHVREVKRLYEGESAIVSDNITLGRLKLEGNFSEDLEDVGLSFNVDLNGVLHVMVEGNIELKATLDKGRLERYEIDRIVYEHKRLLLEMERGMEKVEEEAERKLKEASSPTASLIGNDREEVGPDGTLVGTWDRFAEWLHCICVVTFDLELGQAMELIYPQHVTLAEQEKMNICYLAFPDSNSGCMGDSQFHIRLRVSSGSENSTLPKGLQEFNGNCMPVHRADPGHFWGFVYFRQIKDSSLKRGYFQKSLVLLTRLPFVNLFYELCSVIAPAYFSNGEPTLEAVCDSICKWPSLLSDDPLALPLLGSTYEVSIPKQNGKNSIPPVVPLVDCLPPSKPGNAPARRIISSVHEIDIFKSLQFFLPHIHLLWELVLTGEPIIVTGTSPTDCAHMVQSLTSLISPLAYCAESRPYFTIHDTEFKEFTQSKNGHPSIILGVTNPFFAKTLQHWPHTIRLQDSTEAQLLARQKQHHAAGAMGSATSPATSIASATGSATSDGSATLSRLSKIKQITHKLLDSSPGLYTQYKPFVQKDKAFIKKILLGLKTDRPLSVQSALLRRHLLELTQSFMIPLERYMASLMPLQKDISPFRSAPQPNPFRQEDFLGTLDECGPQLTSTCKGDWEGLYRRFFASPNFRGWYETRYFELEQTLQVLHMQTLSESNLTEWAKGKLEVEIVDMILRLRHKLTLLQGGGSTTTTLPVQLNAKDTRDQLLRHVENMKKSLPDDLKQILGDS from the coding sequence ATGACATCGACGAACAAAAACACTTCCTCATCGCAGCAATCGGCGACGGCGGCCGCGGCAGGCATGGTTGCGATAGGGATCGACTTCGGTACGAGCTTCTCGAGCGTTGGCATCTACCGGAATGGCAAGTTTGAGATCATGGCCAACGAGGCCGGCAACCACCGCATCCCGTCGGTGGTGGCGTTCACCGAAAAAACTCGCCTCATCGGCGAAGAAGCCCTCGTACAGGCCGATCTCGACCCAGCCAACTGCGTGCTCGAGGTGAAGCGAATCCTCGGTAGACTGAAACGCGAGGGCGCTGGGCTGAAGGTGCAGTTCAAGGGGGAAACGAAAAGCTACCAGCCGGAGGAAATCTGTGGCATCATACTGGCCCACCTGCGCTCGATGGCCGAAAGGCAGTTGGGGGAGAAGGTAACCTCAGCGGTCATTGCCGTGCCGGCCCAGTTCTCCGACGGTCAGCGGCAAGCGATTTTGGATGCGGCAACCATTGCCGGGTTGACGGTGCTTCGGCTGATCAACGAACCAACTGCAGCGGCCATTTCGTTTGGCTTGAACAAAAAGCTCATCGGCGAACAGTATGTGCTGGTGTGCTCGTTTGGAGGAGGATTCCTTGACGTTTCGATTGTGACGATTTACAACGGCATCTTTCAAGTGAAGGCCAGTTCCGGAGACACCCAGCTTGGAGGGGCCGACATCGACACCCGGCTGGTGGAGCATTTTGTCAAGGAGCTGCGAGAAACTCGGGGAATCGACATAAGCCACAATGCGGTCGCGATACGAAAGCTGCGGAAGGCGTGTGAGCAAGCAAAGCGTACACTGTCCTACACGAGTCAGGTGACGCTGGAGATCGAAAACCTCCACGAAGGACACAAGCTTTCGGCAACGGTCTCGAAGGAGCTAGTGGACGAGTTGTGCAAGGACCTTTTCGAGCGCATCATGCTCCACGTCGAGATGGCGTTGAGGCGCGCCCGTAAGGATCGGTTTGCTGTGCACGAGATAATGCTCGTTGGCGAATCGTCTCGCATTCCCCGGGTGCAGATTATGTTGAGCGAGTTCTTCGACCGGCGGTCGCTCAATAGCGCGGTCAACTCGGACGAGGCGGTGGTTATAGGCGCTGCCATCGCTGCCGGCATCCTAGCCGGGGACAAGTCGTGCTCGATTCAGGATATGCTCTGGTGGGATCTAGTTCCCCGCTCGATCGGAATGATCGGTGAGGGTGAGGACGGCGACCAAGAGTCTCCTCGGATACTGATCAGTCGCAACTCGACGCTTCCACTCAAAGTGCGCCACCGGGTGCGGCACGTGCGCGAAGTCAAGCGGCTGTACGAAGGGGAAAGTGCCATTGTTAGTGATAATATTACCCTCGGTCGGCTGAAGCTGGAGGGCAATTTTAGTGAAGACCTCGAGGACGTTGGGCTTTCGTTTAACGTTGACCTCAACGGTGTGCTGCACGTGATGGTGGAGGGCAATATCGAGCTGAAGGCGACGCTGGACAAGGGTCGACTCGAGCGGTACGAAATCGACCGGATCGTGTACGAGCACAAGCGATTGTTGCTCGAAATGGAACGCGGCATGGAgaaggtggaggaggaggcagAACGCAAGCTGAAAGAGGCATCGTCTCCGACAGCGTCGCTCATAGGAAACGACCGGGAGGAGGTCGGCCCCGATGGGACGCTCGTTGGCACGTGGGATCGGTTTGCAGAATGGTTGCACTGCATCTGCGTCGTCACGTTCGACCTCGAGCTGGGACAGGCGATGGAGCTCATCTATCCGCAGCACGTGACGCTGGCCGAGCAGGAGAAGATGAACATCTGCTACCTGGCCTTTCCGGACTCGAATTCGGGCTGCATGGGTGACTCGCAGTTCCACATCCGGTTGCGcgtttcttccggatcggaaAACTCGACGCTCCCGAAAGGTCTGCAGGAATTCAACGGCAACTGCATGCCGGTGCATCGTGCCGATCCGGGCCACTTCTGGGGATTCGTGTACTTCCGCCAGATAAAGGATAGTTCGCTGAAGCGTGGCTACTTCCAGAAGAGCCTCGTGCTGCTGACGAGGCTCCCGTTCGTGAACCTTTTCTACGAGCTGTGCAGTGTGATTGCCCCCGCCTACTTTAGCAACGGCGAGCCCACTCTCGAAGCCGTATGTGATAGCATCTGCAAGTGGCCTTCGCTGCTGAGCGACGACCCGCTCGCTCTTCCCCTCCTCGGCAGCACCTACGAGGTGTCAATTCCGAAGCAGAACGGTAAAAACAGTATCCCTCCGGTCGTGCCGTTGGTGGACTGTCTTCCGCCATCAAAGCCAGGGAACGCCCCGGCACGACGCATCATATCTTCCGTGCACGAGATCGACATCTTTAAGAGTCTGCAGTTCTTCCTGCCCCACATCCACCTGCTGTGGGAGCTGGTACTGACCGGGGAACCCATCATCGTGACCGGCACGTCACCGACCGACTGCGCCCACATGGTCCAATCGCTGACCAGCCTTATCAGCCCGCTGGCGTACTGCGCCGAAAGCCGTCCTTACTTCACCATCCACGATACGGAGTTCAAAGAGTTCACGCAGAGCAAAAACGGCCACCCATCGATCATCCTCGGCGTGACGAATCCGTTCTTCGCCAAAACGCTCCAGCACTGGCCGCACACGATACGGCTTCAGGATAGCACCGAGGCGCAGCTGCTGGCGCGTCAAAAGCAACACCATGCTGCAGGGGCGATGGGAAGCGCGACTTCTCCCGCGACTTCCATCGCAAGTGCCACCGGAAGTGCCACCTCGGATGGGTCCGCGACGCTTTCTCGACTGTCCAAGATTAAGCAAATCACCCACAAGCTTCTCGACTCGTCGCCCGGTCTCTACACGCAGTACAAACCGTTCGTGCAGAAGGACAAGGCGTTCATTAAGAAGATACTGCTCGGGCTCAAAACCGACCGTCCGCTGTCCGTACAATCCGCCCTGCTCCGGCGGCATCTGCTCGAGCTGACGCAAAGCTTCATGATTCCGCTCGAGCGCTACATGGCCTCGCTGATGCCGCTGCAGAAGGACATCTCACCGTTTCGCTCCGCCCCGCAGCCGAACCCATTCCGACAGGAGGACTTCCTCGGAACGCTGGACGAGTGCGGACCGCAGCTCACTTCCACCTGCAAGGGTGACTGGGAGGGTCTGTACCGGCGGTTCTTCGCCTCGCCGAACTTCCGCGGCTGGTACGAGACGCGCTACTTCGAGCTGGAGCAAACGCTCCAGGTGCTGCACATGCAGACGCTCTCCGAGTCCAATCTGACCGAGTGGGCCAAGGGCAAGCTGGAGGTGGAGATCGTCGACATGATACTGCGCCTCCGGCACAAGCTGACGCTGCTGCAAGGAGGcggcagcaccaccaccactcttCCCGTGCAGCTCAATGCAAAGGATACGCGCGACCAGCTGCTGCGGCACgtggaaaacatgaaaaagagTCTTCCGGACGATTTGAAGCAGATTTTGGGCGATTCGTGA